One stretch of Limnohabitans sp. DNA includes these proteins:
- a CDS encoding cytochrome b/b6 domain-containing protein: protein MFTVRVWDLPTRLFHGALAICVLGLFITAELGGNAMLWHFRLGFTVLALLLFRLVWGLVGGHWSRWLQLSLRPSLVLAYLQGRVPSQHWVGHNPMGSWSVLGFLFVLGLQVGTGLISDDEVSNVGPLSFLVPGAWVTLATTWHKDWGQLIVALLIALHLSALVWYRVKKKLSLVPAMVHGDKTFTQPATPSRDDRPVRWLALCLFVLSACGVYLLVSIRP from the coding sequence ATGTTCACTGTTCGTGTTTGGGATTTACCCACCCGCCTTTTTCATGGGGCTTTGGCCATCTGTGTTTTGGGCTTGTTCATCACAGCCGAACTTGGTGGCAACGCCATGCTTTGGCATTTTCGTTTGGGCTTTACCGTCCTGGCACTTTTGTTGTTCCGCTTGGTGTGGGGGCTGGTGGGTGGTCATTGGTCGCGCTGGTTGCAATTGTCCTTGCGGCCCTCTCTGGTTTTGGCCTATCTGCAAGGTCGAGTTCCAAGCCAGCATTGGGTAGGACACAACCCCATGGGCTCTTGGTCCGTGCTGGGATTTTTGTTTGTCTTGGGTCTGCAGGTGGGCACCGGGCTGATCAGCGACGATGAAGTCAGCAACGTTGGACCCCTGTCTTTCCTGGTGCCTGGAGCTTGGGTGACTTTGGCCACCACATGGCACAAAGACTGGGGTCAACTGATTGTTGCATTGTTGATTGCCCTGCACCTGTCCGCACTGGTTTGGTACCGCGTCAAGAAAAAATTGTCTTTGGTGCCAGCGATGGTGCACGGTGACAAAACCTTCACTCAACCGGCCACACCTTCGCGTGACGATCGACCTGTCCGCTGGCTGGCCTTGTGTTTGTTTGTGCTGTCTGCTTGCGGTGTTTACCTGTTGGTTTCAATCAGGCCTTGA
- a CDS encoding cytochrome c has product MKQTWSLIATLLASTLAIPAQAQFAKAEDAIKYRKASLNVMAAHFGRLGAMANGRAPYDAKAAIENAEVVAVMAKLPWAAFAQGTDKGDTRAKPEIWTEEIKFKDAADKMQAEIVKVNTAAKAGNIDALKVAMGPAAASCKACHDAFLRKD; this is encoded by the coding sequence ATGAAACAAACATGGAGCCTCATCGCCACGTTGCTGGCCAGCACCCTCGCCATACCGGCACAGGCCCAATTTGCCAAAGCCGAAGACGCCATCAAATACCGCAAGGCAAGTTTAAATGTGATGGCCGCACATTTCGGCCGATTGGGGGCAATGGCCAATGGAAGGGCACCTTACGACGCCAAGGCCGCGATAGAGAATGCCGAGGTCGTTGCCGTCATGGCCAAGCTGCCCTGGGCGGCCTTTGCTCAAGGCACAGACAAGGGCGACACCCGTGCCAAACCAGAGATCTGGACAGAGGAGATCAAATTCAAAGATGCCGCAGACAAAATGCAAGCCGAGATCGTCAAAGTCAACACCGCAGCCAAAGCAGGCAACATTGACGCACTCAAGGTAGCCATGGGTCCTGCTGCTGCCTCATGCAAGGCCTGTCACGACGCCTTTCTTCGCAAAGACTGA
- a CDS encoding TlpA disulfide reductase family protein — MALCLALWGCANEQAPESTFVLLDGSTLSSNQLHGKVTLVNFWATSCTSCVAEMPDLVATYNKYKDRGYETVAVAMRYDPPSYVVNFVQTRQLPFKVAIDNTGGVARDWGEVQLTPTTFLVNKRGKIVKRFVGTPNFAELHQLIDKLLAET; from the coding sequence ATGGCGCTTTGTTTGGCGCTGTGGGGATGCGCCAATGAGCAGGCCCCCGAATCAACTTTTGTGTTGCTCGATGGCAGCACGCTCAGTTCGAACCAGTTACACGGCAAAGTCACCTTGGTCAATTTTTGGGCCACCAGCTGCACCTCCTGCGTTGCCGAAATGCCGGATTTGGTGGCCACTTATAACAAATACAAGGACCGCGGCTACGAAACAGTCGCTGTCGCCATGCGTTACGACCCTCCCAGTTATGTGGTCAATTTTGTCCAAACACGCCAGCTACCGTTCAAAGTTGCCATTGACAACACAGGGGGCGTTGCGCGTGACTGGGGCGAGGTTCAACTCACCCCCACCACCTTCTTGGTCAACAAGCGTGGAAAAATTGTCAAACGTTTTGTGGGAACTCCCAATTTTGCGGAGTTGCACCAATTGATCGACAAATTACTTGCCGAAACCTGA